Genomic segment of Schistocerca nitens isolate TAMUIC-IGC-003100 chromosome 9, iqSchNite1.1, whole genome shotgun sequence:
GCAGTTCTCactgtattttaattatttgtgttacagGAACAGTGTGGAGAAGAGAAGAAATGTGCTGCACTGTATGAGAGATATCAAGCTTGCAATGATAGAGTAAATTCAAGAAGTAAAACGACGGAGACTTGCACAGAAGAACTGTTCGATTACCTTCATTGTGTGGATGTCTGTGTCGGCAAACAGTTATTTAAATTCCTTAAATGAGaattcttgaggaagaatgtaatTCAATTTCTGCTGTAGAGCATTGTGTATAGTGAAGCAT
This window contains:
- the LOC126203087 gene encoding cytochrome b-c1 complex subunit 6, mitochondrial, whose translation is MSLKVAVPNVKAQEEAEEEEEQELVDPQQSLKEQCGEEKKCAALYERYQACNDRVNSRSKTTETCTEELFDYLHCVDVCVGKQLFKFLK